One Budorcas taxicolor isolate Tak-1 chromosome 6, Takin1.1, whole genome shotgun sequence DNA segment encodes these proteins:
- the SRD5A3 gene encoding polyprenol reductase — protein sequence MATWAGTEVSALNPLRVLWLTLAATFLLTLLLQLVPPGLLPGCAFFQDLIRYGKTKEGAPPRPAACRAFDVPKRYFSHFYIISVLWNGFLLWSLTHSLFMGAPFPNWLHGLLRILGTAQFRGGELALSAFLVLVFLWLHSLRRLFECFYVSVFSNAVIHVVQYCFGLVYYILVGLTVLSQVPMDGRNVYVIGKNLLMQARWFHILGMMMFIWSSAHQYKCHVILSNLRKNKAGVVIHCNHRIPFGDWFEYVSSPNYLAELMIYVSMAVTFGFYNLTWWLVVTYVFFSQALSAFLSHKFYRSKFISYPKHRKAFLPFLF from the exons ATGGCTACGTGGGCGGGGACCGAGGTCTCGGCGCTGAACCCGCTGCGCGTCCTTTGGCTCACGCTGGCTGCCACCTTCCTACTAACCCTGTTGCTGCAGCTCGTGCCGCCCGGCCTGCTTCCGGGCTGCGCATTCTTCCAGGACCTGATCCGCTACGGAAAAACCAAGGAAGGGGCGCCGCCGCGCCCGGCCGCCTGCCGGGCCTTTGATGTTCCCAAGAG GTATTTTTCGCATTTCTACATCATCTCAGTGCTGTGGAATGGGTTCCTGCTTTGGAGCCTTACTCACTCTCTGTTCATGGGAGCACCTTTTCCAAACTGGCTTCATGGTCTGCTTAGAATTCTTGGGACTGCACAGTTCCGAG GGGGTGAGCTTGCGCTGTCTGCGTTCTTAGTGCTGGTGTTTTTATGGCTGCACAGCCTGCGAAGACTCTTTGAGTGCTTCTACGTcagtgtcttctccaatgccGTGATCCACGTCGTGCAGTACTGTTTTGGACTTGTGTACTATATCCTTGTTGGCCTGACTGTGCTGAGCCAAGTGCCCATGGACGGCAGGAATG TCTATGTGATAGGGAAGAATCTCTTGATGCAGGCTCGGTGGTTCCATATCCTCGGAATGATGATGTTCATCTGGTCATCTGCCCATCAGTATAAATGTCATGTCATTCTCAGCAATCTCAGGAAAAACAAGGCAG GAGTGGTCATTCACTGTAACCACCGAATCCCTTTCGGAGACTGGTTTGAGTACGTCTCTTCCCCTAACTACTTGGCAGAGCTGATGATCTACGTTTCCATGGCTGTCACCTTCGGTTTCTACAACTTAACTTGGTGGCTCGTGGTAACATATGTCTTCTTCAGCCAGGCCCTGTCTGCTTTCCTCAGCCACAAATTCTACAGAAGCAAATTCATCTCCTACCCGAAGCACAGGAAAGCTTTCCTGCCATTTCTGTTTTAA